A part of Bacillus thuringiensis genomic DNA contains:
- a CDS encoding purine/pyrimidine permease — protein sequence MKNLDNQHNQNHIMGTLQWFIFLLANSIALPIVVGGLFHLTTEEIFYLMQRTFFVVGISSFLQGWLGHRLPIADGPAGSWVGVFTVLAYATVGQDQLHSTLQILELAMIISGVILIGLGVTGFIGRILFLFTPLVTGTFLLLLCLQLSGVFLKGMLGITATVSQIDGFTAIIAFSIFLFVIILSNFGKGFVKSYAVLIGLISGWILFLIAGKVTIPSQVTHFVQLPHIFAWGLPKWNTGMAVSSFVMVCILVSNTVAAIIAINQATIQKGTIEQKQLKDGTWVGGISHIISSVFSTVGVVPLPATAGFIRLTKQKYIRSFLLACMLLIVMSLFPIIIRYLASLPSAVASAVLMASFVQLIGIGFHNIKQVPMNERNVTILGVAVLFGSGVMFLPSGALQSLPSVMQYIFGNGLFVGTVVSILLEQIWRTEK from the coding sequence GGACAATCAACATAACCAAAATCATATTATGGGAACTTTGCAATGGTTTATATTTTTATTAGCGAATTCAATCGCACTACCAATTGTCGTTGGTGGATTATTTCATCTTACGACGGAAGAAATATTTTATTTGATGCAGCGTACATTTTTTGTAGTTGGTATATCTTCTTTTTTACAAGGGTGGCTTGGACATAGACTACCAATTGCGGATGGACCAGCTGGATCTTGGGTTGGCGTATTTACCGTGCTTGCTTACGCAACTGTCGGGCAAGATCAATTACATAGTACGTTGCAAATTTTAGAATTAGCAATGATAATTTCCGGTGTTATTTTAATAGGATTAGGAGTAACTGGCTTTATCGGACGTATTTTATTTTTATTTACGCCGCTTGTGACAGGGACGTTTTTACTTTTATTATGTTTACAATTAAGTGGTGTATTTCTAAAAGGAATGCTAGGAATTACAGCTACCGTTTCTCAAATCGATGGATTTACAGCGATAATTGCGTTTAGCATATTTCTGTTCGTTATTATACTATCTAATTTTGGAAAAGGTTTTGTCAAAAGTTATGCAGTTTTAATAGGATTAATTAGTGGGTGGATTCTTTTTCTCATTGCAGGAAAAGTGACGATTCCATCTCAAGTAACTCATTTTGTGCAACTTCCACATATATTTGCTTGGGGACTTCCAAAGTGGAATACAGGTATGGCTGTATCAAGTTTCGTTATGGTATGTATTTTAGTTTCAAATACAGTGGCAGCTATTATAGCGATCAATCAAGCTACCATTCAAAAAGGGACTATTGAACAGAAGCAGTTGAAGGATGGTACGTGGGTTGGAGGGATTTCGCATATCATTTCTTCTGTATTTTCAACTGTAGGTGTCGTGCCGTTACCAGCAACGGCAGGATTTATACGTTTAACGAAACAAAAATATATACGATCGTTCTTACTTGCATGTATGTTACTAATCGTAATGTCGCTGTTCCCGATTATTATTCGTTACTTAGCATCGTTACCATCTGCTGTCGCATCTGCGGTTTTAATGGCTTCGTTCGTACAGCTAATTGGAATTGGATTTCATAATATAAAACAAGTGCCAATGAATGAAAGGAATGTAACGATTTTAGGAGTTGCTGTTTTATTTGGAAGCGGTGTTATGTTTTTGCCGTCTGGAGCACTCCAATCCTTGCCGTCAGTGATGCAATATATATTCGGAAATGGTTTGTTCGTAGGTACAGTTGTTAGCATATTACTAGAACAAATATGGCGTACTGAAAAGTGA